The DNA segment TGCTAGCAGCAGCCTATCCTGATCTGGGCATCGGCTTCGGCGGAGTAGCCCTAGCCTTTGGCTTAAGTGTACTGACCATGGCCTATGCCGTGGGCCGTATCTCGGGGGGACACTTCAACCCCGCCGTCACCGTGGGTTTAACCTTGGGTGGCAGTTTCGAGCCACGCCTGATCTTGCCTTACATCGGGGCTCAGGTAGCCGGGGGGGTAGCGGGGGCCGGACTGCTCTACCTAATCGCCAGCGGTAAGCCAGGCTTTGAGCTGGGTAATTTCGCGGCTAACGGCTACGGGTCGCACTCCCCGGGCGGCTATTCACTCACCGCGGCCCTGGTTAGTGAATTCATCCTGACGTTCATTTTTTTACTGG comes from the Spirosoma agri genome and includes:
- the aqpZ gene encoding aquaporin Z, with amino-acid sequence MTIQRKLAAEFVGTLWLVLGGCGSAVLAAAYPDLGIGFGGVALAFGLSVLTMAYAVGRISGGHFNPAVTVGLTLGGSFEPRLILPYIGAQVAGGVAGAGLLYLIASGKPGFELGNFAANGYGSHSPGGYSLTAALVSEFILTFIFLLVILGSTHKKAPRELAGLAIGLCLTLIHLVSIPVTNTSVNPARSTSQALFVGGWALEQLWLFWLAPLAGAALAGVFYKLVLDNSARDPD